The sequence GCAGGTGCGGGCGCTGATCGACGACGGGCCGTATTTGGCCGAGAACGCGGTGGAGGCGGGACTGATCGACGCGGTGGCCCATCGCAGCGATTTCCTGGAGAGCGTACGGGAGGAGACGGGTGGGTATCTGGTGTACGACTACGGGCGGGCCAAGCCGCCGCAGATACGGCCGGGGCTGGCCGGGCTGATCCAACTGCTGACCTCGTTTGGAGCAGGCGGAGCGGTCGAGGCGGAGAATAAGGTCGCGATCGTGCTGGTGGATGGGATGATCGTGGAGGGCGAGAGCGAGGAGTATTTCGGGGCCGACGGGACAGCGGGCAGCGAGACGCTTCGCAAGGCGTTCCGCGACATCGCCCGCGACCGGACGTACAAGGCGGTGGTGGTTCGGATCGACTCGCCGGGCGGGTCGTCGACGGCCTCGGAGATCATCTGGCAGCAGATTCGCGACGCGGCGGAGGACCTGCCGGTGGCGGTGTCGATGGGATCAGAGGCGGCCAGCGGCGGATACTACATCGCGGTGGCGGGTCAGCGTATTTTCGCGGATTCGGCGACGATCACGGGATCGATCGGGGTGATCACGGGCAAGCCGATCTTCACGGAGATGCTGAACAAGCTCGGGGTCAACACGTTCAGCGTGAGCCGCGGCAAGAACGCGGACCTGTTCGATCCGTTCTCGCGGTTCTCGGAGCACGGGCGCGAGACGCTGCTGCGGCAGATCGAGCGGATTTACGACCTGTTCGTTCAGCGGGTCAGGGAAGGGCGCGGCGAGCGGGTTGAGGACGTGGAACGTCTGGCCACCGGTCGGGTGTATACGGGGGCGGAGGCGGTGGAGCTGGGTCTGGTGGACGAGATCGGCACGCTGGCCGACGCGGTCGACTGGGCGGCGAGCGAGGCGGAGCTGGAGACGTACCAGGCGGTGCTGCTGCCGAAGCCCAAGAGCCTGCCGGAGATCATCCTGGAGAGCATCGGCTACGACGTGGACCCCGAGGCCCGGATGATGGGGCTGGCGGCGGCGCAACTGGCGCCGCAGGGCGGGGTGTTTGGGTCGTTGGCCGCCTATAATCTGCTTGCGGGCGGGCGGATGGATGCGCTGGCCCGCGTGTCGGTGGCGATCCGGCTCCTTGGAAGGGGCGACGCGCTGGCGCTTTGTCCGTGCCGCATCCGATGCGAATGATAGTCTGATGAAAGCAGCGGCTCAAGGAAAATCGAGACTGGCGAAGGCGTGGACGGCGGTGCTGACGTGGCAGAACGCTGTGTACCTGGGCCTCGCGTTGACCAGCGTACTGCTCTACTCGGCGGCGTACCCGCCGGTGGAGTTGTCCGGGCTGGCGTGGGCGGCGCTGACGCCGTGGCTGATGGTGGTTTTCATCTGTCCACCCGGGCGGCAGGTGATCATCAGCGCCATTGCGGGGATGGCGTTTTTCTTTCTGAATGTCTGGTGGATCGCACCGGTCACCATTCCCGGGTATATCACGATGAGCATCTACCTGGGGCTGTACTGGGCGTTGGCGGGTTGGGTGATCCACCGGCTGGTCAGGGTCAACCATTGGCCGGCGTTCGTGGCGGTTCCGGTGGTCTGGGCGGGGCTGGAGTATCTTCGGGCTTGGATGGTCACGGGTTTTCCGTGGTTCTTTCTGGGGCATTCGCAGGTC comes from Phycisphaerae bacterium and encodes:
- the sppA gene encoding signal peptide peptidase SppA, whose protein sequence is AQSQELLMELKGFAAAGKPVFAHSDTSMGPSYMVTLPARRIAMTPGATLMLFGVNAQMLYFRGLMDKLGIEAEAIHMGQYKLAAEPFTNYEPSDEMIEQLTALVDGIYGQSVAAIAEGRGLTAEQVRALIDDGPYLAENAVEAGLIDAVAHRSDFLESVREETGGYLVYDYGRAKPPQIRPGLAGLIQLLTSFGAGGAVEAENKVAIVLVDGMIVEGESEEYFGADGTAGSETLRKAFRDIARDRTYKAVVVRIDSPGGSSTASEIIWQQIRDAAEDLPVAVSMGSEAASGGYYIAVAGQRIFADSATITGSIGVITGKPIFTEMLNKLGVNTFSVSRGKNADLFDPFSRFSEHGRETLLRQIERIYDLFVQRVREGRGERVEDVERLATGRVYTGAEAVELGLVDEIGTLADAVDWAASEAELETYQAVLLPKPKSLPEIILESIGYDVDPEARMMGLAAAQLAPQGGVFGSLAAYNLLAGGRMDALARVSVAIRLLGRGDALALCPCRIRCE